One Aspergillus oryzae RIB40 DNA, chromosome 2 genomic window carries:
- a CDS encoding putative C6 transcription factor (predicted protein), with protein MNRTSAGRPAKRVRQACEPCRRKKAKCPGEQPVCSLCARLQQQCTYADEGRRSLTNGTGSGDPIPVSTTPEIRVSQALTTTSFMPPTLGGSVTSSLSLSQLTPLPTWENVLAIAELYMLYCDSQPLPLFHRDSFLSSLGNRDPEVIYAILALSVRFSEDQYRDANDLAARTSGYTEVARSLVMRRVSEGPVELSTLQCLCLLSLVDFTNGNTHRSSIHSSLAMNLAKCANLASESHAVLSPVAREERRRCFWSICLLKRLHGMEFDYLDLPDGSFPPYPESPSMPQSRSPNDMTDGARTTDLKDQGIVAYVIMLSEVFAKTARYVRRHGKPTNVPPWSSQSEYSKIITLQMDLETFVPYIHRFKPASLSERTLEDLQANRNYWGPFFLNQCLYHTILCLLNHPLLLSLSLRNFRSTIPEIFLQHTSDLISTHTTWIIHFIKYFEEKSFMVSDPFLGYSAAVVATIELQLSFTENSTIRQEKRDRFLKCVSFVQKLGEKWPYMARLADRLQRLEDAVSASYQPESGAQNKSLLIDLSRFWEILEYSSNSDSDSARRMFGDSLYSEPPTFAGEVSQTSPLPEPFRLGPQQGLSPSPMPQYGLQTPFPAGPPYAIEPGNSPRPDVLDDEFSILAANFFSQGQEFLRTCDNRAGIGNF; from the exons ATGAACCGTACGTCTGCTGGACGACCGGCAAAACGAGTGCGCCAGGCATGTGAGCCGTGCAG GCGCAAGAAGGCAAAGTGTCCAGGAGAGCAGCCAGTTTGCTCACTGTGTGCACGGCTACAGCAGCAATGCACATATGCTgatgaaggaagaagatcgctAACAAATGGAACCGGGTCTGGAGACCCAATCCCTGTGTCGACTACTCCAGAGATAAGGGTCTCCCAGGCTTTG ACAACAACGTCATTTATGCCACCCACCCTTGGTGGCTCCGTAACATCATCCCTATCACTGAGCCAGCTCACGCCTCTTCCGACGTGGGAGAATGTCCTTGCTATTGCAGAGTTGTACATGCTATACTGCGACTCgcagcctcttcctctgttTCATAGGGACAGTTTTCTCAGTAGCCTCGGAAATCGTGACCCGGAGGTTATTTACGCCATTCTTGCCTTGAGTGTCCGATTTTCTGAGGATCAATATCGCGACGCCAATGATCTGGCCGCTCGCACCAGCGGTTATACAGAAGTGGCCCGCAGCTTAGTGATGAGACGGGTATCAGAAGGACCGGTTGAGCTATCAACCTTACAGTGTCTATGTCTTCTAAGCCTAGTGGATTTCACGA ATGGAAATACTCATCGATCAAGTATCCACAGCAGCCTAGCTATGAACTTAGCAAAGTGTGCGAACCTCGCGTCGGAGTCTCATGCTGTACTCTCGCCGGTGGCGCGAGAAGAGCGCAGGCGATGCTTTTGGAGCATCTGCCTGCTCAAGCGTCTTCATGGAATGGAATTTGACTATCTGGATCTCCCAGATGGCAGTTTCCCACCTTACCCAGAGAGTCCTAGCATGCCGCAGTCTCGTTCACCGAACGACATGACCGATGGAGCTCGGACTACTGATCTTAAGGATCAAGGTATAGTAGCCTATGTGATCATGCTCAGTGAAGTATTTGCGAAGACTGCTAGATATGTTCGCCGCCACGGGAAGCCAACCAACGTACCACCGTGGTCTTCGCAGTCAGAATACTCCAAGATAATCACACTTCAGATGGACCTAGAAACGTTTGTGCCATATATCCATCGATTTAAGCCCGCTAGCTTATCTGAAAGGACACTCGAGGATCTCCAAGCAAACCGAAATTACTGGGGTCCATTCTTCCTCAATCAGTGTCTGTATCATACCATCTTATGTCTCCTCAACCATCCACTTCTACTTTCGCTGAGCCTCAGAAATTTCCGAAGCACTATCCCCGAGATATTCCTGCAGCATACCTCTGACTTAATATCAACACATACCACCTGGATAATACACTTCATAAAGTATTTTGAAGAGAAGTCGTTCATGGTTTCAGATCCGTTCCTAGGGTATAGCGCCGCGGTCGTGGCTACAATTGAATTACAGCTGAGCTTCACCGAAAACTCCACAATTCGTCAAGAGAAGCGTGACCGGTTCCTCAAATGTGTCAGCTTTGTACAGAAGCTGGGGGAGAAATGGCCGTATATGGCCCGATTG GCCGACAGATTACAACgtctggaagatgctgtCTCTGCTTCCTACCAGCCCGAGTCCGGAGCTCAAAATAAGAGTCTACTGATAGATCTCTCTCGATTCTGGGAAATTCTTGAATACTCTTCAAACAGCGATTCGGACTCTGCCAGACGCATGTTCGGCGACTCTTTGTACTCGGAGCCTCCCACCTTTGCTGGAGAAGTATCTCAAACGTCTCCCCTACCCGAACCATTTCGACTCGGTCCCCAACAGGGACTTTCACCATCCCCAATGCCACAGTATGGTCTTCAAACTCCGTTCCCTGCAGGCCCGCCGTA